In Reichenbachiella agarivorans, one genomic interval encodes:
- a CDS encoding OmpA family protein: MSTKLILTTILLSWASIVSAQEQTVIRVTGTVTDPVSNSPILANVFYEKLPYYDDMGTSNTDKSNGVYELYMIENEKYIINVKADGYKPISEEFEVKDQGIGLIEKNFKMEPDAMHEKFTLDNLMFSRGKAGISEESNQELDEFAAWLDERPNVIVQLEGHTDFQGNADANMQLSEERVLAVKDYLVSKGVKKNRIQTKAFGGTEPLTRERTPEARAKNRRVEVRIIQQ, encoded by the coding sequence ATGTCCACAAAACTTATCCTTACTACCATTCTATTGAGCTGGGCCAGTATAGTATCTGCCCAAGAACAAACCGTCATTCGAGTCACAGGAACCGTAACCGATCCAGTCTCTAATTCTCCCATTCTTGCCAATGTATTTTATGAAAAACTCCCATATTATGATGACATGGGTACATCTAATACTGATAAAAGCAATGGTGTGTATGAACTATACATGATAGAAAATGAAAAATACATCATCAATGTCAAAGCAGATGGTTACAAACCAATCAGTGAAGAATTCGAGGTGAAAGACCAAGGGATTGGCTTGATCGAAAAGAATTTTAAAATGGAACCGGATGCCATGCACGAAAAATTTACCTTGGACAACTTGATGTTTTCTAGAGGCAAGGCTGGAATCTCAGAAGAGTCAAACCAAGAACTAGATGAGTTTGCTGCATGGCTAGATGAGAGACCCAATGTAATTGTGCAACTAGAAGGACACACTGATTTTCAAGGAAATGCAGATGCCAATATGCAGCTATCTGAAGAAAGAGTATTGGCTGTCAAGGATTATTTGGTGTCAAAAGGCGTCAAAAAGAACCGAATACAAACAAAAGCATTTGGAGGAACAGAGCCTCTCACCCGAGAAAGAACTCCAGAAGCTAGAGCAAAAAATAGACGAGTTGAAGTTAGAATCATTCAACAATAA
- a CDS encoding outer membrane protein assembly factor, producing MKIFCLFLILALGYHLAHAQVEDSTQSTKNQKKISIIPLPAIASNPTNGWMFGVAPGASWYMGDKETTHISSGLGTLIYTTKKQWIITAKTNMFLANDSWNLLGDWRYFITSQPTYGLGTESQSKKNKGTGVIFEDNTFSQPIPDKQMMDFDYLRFHETVLKRYHQTPFYFGLGYHLDYHHEINDRLLDLDTIPPLLTSHYIYSEKTGFSNTEYILSGISINSLYDSRDNSINPYHGRYAFVNVRMNPTFLGSDQASSLLWAEYRDYLNLSKKRPRHMLAFWAYGWFVTSGNVPYLDLPAVGWDQFGRSGRAYTQGRFRGENVVYAETEYRVPLQKTKDTFGAVAFINATTASSRYDDINLFEHLSLGYGAGLRVMINKKSRANLNIDVAWGEGGAAGFYFGINEAF from the coding sequence ATGAAAATCTTCTGCCTCTTTTTGATTTTAGCACTAGGATATCACCTGGCGCATGCTCAAGTAGAAGACAGCACACAAAGTACTAAGAATCAAAAAAAGATATCAATCATTCCTTTGCCTGCCATCGCTTCTAACCCAACCAATGGCTGGATGTTTGGCGTAGCACCAGGTGCTAGCTGGTACATGGGAGACAAAGAGACGACTCACATCTCATCAGGCTTGGGCACACTTATCTACACCACCAAAAAACAATGGATTATCACCGCCAAAACAAATATGTTCTTGGCTAATGACAGTTGGAACCTCCTCGGAGATTGGCGCTATTTCATCACTTCACAACCGACATACGGATTAGGTACAGAGTCTCAATCAAAGAAAAACAAGGGAACAGGAGTAATTTTCGAAGACAATACCTTTAGTCAACCTATCCCCGATAAGCAAATGATGGATTTTGACTATTTACGATTTCATGAAACCGTACTCAAGCGCTACCACCAAACACCATTCTACTTTGGATTAGGCTATCATCTCGACTACCATCACGAAATCAACGATCGCTTACTTGATTTGGATACAATTCCTCCCTTGCTCACCAGTCATTACATTTATTCAGAAAAAACGGGGTTTTCAAATACTGAGTATATCCTATCAGGCATCAGTATCAATTCCTTGTATGACAGTCGAGACAATTCCATCAATCCCTATCACGGCAGGTATGCCTTTGTAAATGTCAGAATGAATCCTACATTTCTAGGAAGTGACCAGGCATCTAGCCTACTATGGGCGGAATACCGCGACTACCTCAACCTGAGTAAAAAAAGACCCCGACACATGTTGGCATTTTGGGCCTATGGTTGGTTTGTGACTTCAGGCAATGTGCCCTATCTCGATCTACCTGCGGTAGGTTGGGATCAATTTGGCAGATCTGGTCGTGCATACACGCAAGGCAGATTCAGAGGAGAAAATGTAGTCTATGCAGAGACTGAGTACCGCGTACCATTGCAAAAAACCAAAGATACCTTTGGAGCTGTGGCCTTCATCAATGCCACCACAGCGAGTAGCCGATACGATGACATAAACCTATTCGAGCATCTCAGTCTTGGATATGGTGCAGGTCTACGTGTCATGATCAACAAAAAATCAAGAGCTAATCTCAATATTGACGTGGCATGGGGAGAAGGTGGTGCTGCAGGTTTTTATTTTGGAATAAATGAAGCATTTTAG
- a CDS encoding porin family protein: protein MKRNLLITMIVFLLPMTTMAQAIEFSGYGGYMLSGRAQYYRGEVDVENSGIWGLTLGYDMGNGTQVQFLYTNSSADSETVDYDAILYPYHNLRLKMENFHLGVEKSLGGDELIRPYGVIGMGLTSYAPQEQGYDTRIFFSMGLGAGVKIFPTERIGLKMQARMFMPLLFDGVGIYCSSGSGCGGGSSFAVPILHGEFSGGVVFRIEK from the coding sequence ATGAAAAGAAATCTATTGATTACAATGATTGTTTTCCTACTTCCCATGACGACTATGGCGCAGGCCATAGAATTTTCGGGATATGGGGGATACATGCTCAGTGGTAGAGCGCAATATTACAGAGGAGAGGTCGATGTAGAAAACTCTGGAATTTGGGGTTTGACATTGGGGTATGATATGGGCAATGGTACTCAAGTACAGTTTTTATATACGAATAGTTCTGCAGACTCGGAGACGGTAGATTATGATGCGATTTTGTATCCCTATCACAACCTGAGACTCAAAATGGAAAATTTTCATCTGGGGGTTGAAAAATCGCTGGGTGGTGATGAGCTCATCCGCCCATATGGTGTGATTGGCATGGGTCTCACTAGTTATGCACCACAGGAGCAAGGATACGATACTCGGATATTTTTCTCAATGGGGCTTGGAGCAGGGGTCAAAATTTTCCCAACAGAAAGAATAGGGCTCAAGATGCAAGCTAGAATGTTTATGCCTTTGTTATTTGATGGCGTGGGAATCTACTGTTCGTCAGGTTCGGGTTGTGGAGGGGGTTCCTCATTTGCCGTGCCTATACTTCATGGAGAATTTAGTGGAGGAGTAGTTTTTAGGATTGAAAAGTAA
- a CDS encoding OmpA family protein: MKKYYILIIISLLTTKSWAQETVQWASEVLFVTSELTALQYAASQALHSPNIYPSGGDSPNAWRPAKANGNEYIVVLFDQPIRAQQIAIAETENPGAVTKVFAYDSLDNEYLLFDLNARPIPLQSRLLNLFFEKTPYRIAYLRVDLDCSKVPGYNAIDAIGISSSNIPISVLIELAANVNNNLSTERLSKNVNSEYVELGPLLSPDGKRLYFSRRSHPDNVGGMDDYSDIWYSELDENTHEWLPAVNIGGPLNTAGPNYICSITQVDDEIILLLGNRYEKRGRMGEGISMTRSKDGSKWEKPVNIDIQNAYNYSDQADFYMSQDTEVIIMSLERDDTNGERDLYTSFKNAQSGTWSEPLNLGAVINSADEEYAPFLDKDNETLYFTSRGFRGYGGADIYVSKRLDDTWTNWSKPENMGRGVNGPEDDTYFNIPSTGSHAYFTRGTSDENTDVFQFRIDELFVKPGEEQESIEEIIAAAEQKPTTEESVAAVEPVAAEPAPVVVPITEIVVTVKGQVFNTDTKKAIASKVVVERLPDGIKIGETNTDANGLFEFKVRSGARYGFLAEKDGYLSKNEHIDLNDVREAKVIVQDLSLNKIHSGAAVVLNNIFFEFDQDELETSSYAELKRILEMLNSGAIKKIEISGHTDSIGDKDYNQQLSKRRANAVYEYFKNHNIDTSRMVTIGYGEAKPVDNNDTVEGRKNNRRVEFKILE, from the coding sequence ATGAAGAAATATTATATCCTCATTATTATCTCCCTATTGACTACAAAATCTTGGGCACAAGAAACTGTTCAATGGGCATCCGAAGTACTCTTTGTGACGTCAGAGCTAACAGCTCTTCAATATGCTGCGAGTCAGGCTTTGCATTCTCCAAATATCTATCCATCTGGCGGAGATAGCCCTAACGCGTGGCGACCTGCCAAAGCCAATGGAAATGAGTACATTGTTGTTCTTTTTGATCAACCAATCAGAGCACAACAGATTGCGATTGCTGAAACTGAAAACCCAGGTGCGGTTACCAAGGTATTCGCATACGACTCATTGGACAATGAGTACCTCTTGTTTGACTTAAATGCAAGACCAATCCCACTGCAGAGTAGACTACTCAACCTTTTCTTTGAAAAGACACCTTATAGAATAGCCTATCTTCGTGTAGATTTGGATTGTAGCAAAGTACCTGGTTACAATGCTATCGATGCTATCGGTATTTCATCTTCTAATATTCCAATCAGCGTATTGATTGAGTTGGCTGCCAACGTCAACAACAACTTGAGTACAGAGCGACTCAGCAAAAACGTAAACAGCGAATATGTAGAACTAGGCCCATTGCTTTCTCCAGATGGAAAGCGACTATACTTTAGTAGAAGAAGTCACCCAGACAATGTCGGTGGCATGGATGACTATTCTGACATTTGGTATTCAGAACTTGATGAAAACACACATGAATGGTTGCCAGCCGTAAATATCGGAGGGCCACTCAATACTGCTGGACCTAATTATATCTGTTCGATCACACAAGTAGATGATGAAATCATTCTTCTATTAGGAAACCGATATGAAAAAAGAGGTCGAATGGGCGAGGGAATTTCTATGACGAGAAGCAAAGACGGTAGCAAATGGGAAAAACCCGTCAACATTGATATCCAAAACGCTTACAATTATTCTGACCAAGCTGATTTCTATATGAGTCAAGATACGGAGGTGATCATCATGTCTCTAGAGCGAGATGACACCAATGGCGAAAGAGATCTTTACACTTCATTCAAAAACGCACAATCAGGTACATGGTCCGAGCCTCTCAACCTAGGAGCAGTAATCAACTCTGCGGACGAAGAGTATGCGCCATTCTTAGACAAGGACAATGAAACATTGTACTTCACCTCAAGGGGTTTTCGTGGATATGGAGGAGCGGATATTTATGTTTCAAAAAGGCTAGATGACACCTGGACTAACTGGTCCAAACCAGAAAACATGGGTAGGGGAGTCAATGGCCCAGAGGATGATACTTATTTCAACATCCCATCCACAGGTAGTCATGCTTATTTTACACGAGGTACATCAGACGAAAATACAGATGTATTCCAGTTTAGAATCGATGAACTGTTTGTAAAACCTGGGGAGGAACAAGAAAGCATAGAAGAAATCATTGCTGCAGCTGAGCAAAAACCTACTACCGAAGAATCAGTAGCTGCTGTAGAACCAGTCGCCGCAGAGCCAGCACCGGTAGTTGTGCCTATCACAGAAATCGTAGTGACTGTAAAAGGCCAAGTCTTCAATACGGATACCAAAAAAGCCATTGCCAGCAAGGTAGTTGTAGAGCGCCTTCCTGATGGTATCAAAATTGGAGAAACCAATACAGATGCCAATGGGCTTTTCGAGTTCAAAGTTAGATCTGGTGCTAGGTATGGATTCTTGGCTGAGAAGGATGGTTATTTATCCAAAAATGAACACATCGACCTCAATGATGTGAGGGAAGCAAAAGTTATTGTTCAAGACCTTTCTCTAAACAAAATACACTCAGGTGCAGCAGTGGTATTGAACAATATCTTCTTTGAGTTTGATCAAGATGAACTAGAGACTTCTTCCTACGCAGAGTTGAAGAGAATTCTAGAAATGTTAAACTCTGGCGCAATCAAAAAGATAGAAATATCGGGACACACAGACTCCATTGGTGACAAAGACTACAACCAGCAACTGTCTAAACGAAGAGCCAACGCTGTTTACGAGTATTTCAAAAATCACAACATCGATACCAGTAGAATGGTAACAATAGGATATGGAGAGGCTAAACCCGTGGATAACAATGACACTGTCGAAGGTCGGAAAAACAATCGACGAGTTGAGTTCAAAATTCTCGAATAA
- a CDS encoding FoF1 ATP synthase subunit delta/epsilon gives MFLEIITPDEKIFKGEVDHATFPGSEGSFQVLNDHAAMVSSLGKGDLKMVITHDKKTKEVHMGIDGGVVEILNNRVLVLAEHVDR, from the coding sequence ATGTTTTTAGAGATCATCACACCAGACGAGAAAATATTCAAAGGAGAAGTGGATCATGCGACCTTTCCTGGGAGCGAAGGTTCGTTTCAAGTATTGAATGACCATGCTGCGATGGTCAGCTCATTGGGTAAGGGCGATTTGAAAATGGTCATTACTCATGACAAAAAAACCAAAGAAGTACACATGGGCATCGATGGTGGAGTCGTGGAGATCTTGAACAATAGAGTTCTGGTCTTGGCCGAACATGTCGATCGTTAA
- a CDS encoding BamA/TamA family outer membrane protein has product MVIDLPGQILKEQAHVNHDSIKVKADRFLFLGDEVYYIRRDTTIAISDTTDYYVRKHTLGKSDAFYDSVEQKMSRSRVSSMVYDVLFTKESKSHGEGLSEFRFTPYEDRTINPLKYKHLAVFGSSMNDTSRYRVDPYTNVINKLHVHTQRWVVRRTLTFREGDFVDAQKIVDSERLLRSKDFIRDARIMVLPSGSHDSVETHVVTRDIFPYAVSIQPNNDNNALVGISSVNIGGLGHELEYNYIRHGGSELFYTINNLFASYIDIKFDLSDHFRKRGLGIEANRSFFTQDTKYAGGIELSDYKYGEFNYDPDVDSTSLFYYSVDRSDLWLGRSFPIKADLNRLGFKNDINIVVAGRLDRQNFYDKPLVTPDSNYIYHSKTNYLVEVGLSSRNYFKDRYVLNYGRTEDIPTGSSMGVTTGFQHREFVDRYYLGFKYALGGYFSKVGYLNIQASYGAFYNEDHWEDGTVRINTNYYTSLLRIGNYRFRQFAYLTLLHSIRPTDDHYIRGSNQLGIYGVSGYYLKATSLLNAQLESLFFSPYNVMNMRLAFFGFVEGTLVKDTKSDYFDTDFYSGVGLGVSISNDKFAISTLTIRLAYYPHLPLNATSNFISASTSSKLKLPDFDIEAPEVVGFTK; this is encoded by the coding sequence ATGGTCATAGACCTGCCTGGTCAAATTTTAAAGGAGCAGGCTCATGTCAACCATGATTCAATTAAAGTTAAGGCAGATCGTTTTCTTTTCTTGGGTGATGAGGTCTATTATATACGCCGAGACACAACCATTGCCATCTCAGACACCACTGATTATTACGTAAGAAAACATACTCTTGGCAAGTCTGATGCTTTTTATGATTCGGTAGAGCAAAAAATGTCTCGGTCTAGGGTATCCAGTATGGTGTATGATGTTTTGTTTACCAAGGAATCCAAGAGTCATGGTGAGGGTCTGAGTGAGTTTCGCTTTACTCCCTATGAAGATAGGACTATCAATCCATTAAAATACAAACACTTAGCTGTATTTGGGTCGAGCATGAATGATACATCTAGGTATCGTGTAGATCCATATACCAATGTAATCAATAAACTGCATGTTCATACCCAACGATGGGTCGTTCGTAGGACGTTGACTTTTAGGGAAGGAGACTTTGTAGATGCACAGAAAATTGTCGATTCAGAGCGTCTACTTCGTTCCAAGGACTTTATCAGAGATGCCAGGATCATGGTCTTGCCTTCTGGTTCGCATGATTCTGTAGAAACCCATGTTGTCACCCGAGACATATTCCCCTATGCTGTTTCTATTCAACCCAACAATGACAACAATGCTCTTGTTGGAATCAGCTCAGTGAATATAGGTGGGCTAGGACACGAATTGGAATACAATTACATCAGGCACGGAGGGAGTGAACTGTTCTATACGATCAACAACCTCTTTGCCTCCTATATAGATATTAAATTTGATCTTTCTGATCATTTTAGAAAAAGAGGTTTGGGCATAGAAGCAAACAGAAGTTTTTTTACTCAGGATACTAAATACGCTGGAGGAATCGAGTTGAGTGATTATAAATATGGAGAATTCAATTATGATCCAGATGTAGACTCTACAAGCTTGTTTTATTATAGCGTGGATCGTTCTGATTTATGGTTGGGCAGATCTTTTCCTATCAAGGCGGATTTGAACAGATTGGGATTCAAAAATGACATCAACATTGTGGTGGCTGGACGATTGGATCGCCAAAATTTCTATGACAAACCACTCGTAACCCCAGACTCCAATTACATCTACCATAGCAAGACAAATTACCTAGTTGAAGTAGGTCTATCTTCTAGAAATTATTTCAAAGACAGGTATGTCCTCAACTATGGACGAACAGAGGATATCCCTACTGGATCGTCGATGGGTGTTACGACAGGTTTTCAGCATCGAGAGTTTGTAGATAGATATTATTTGGGATTTAAATATGCTTTGGGAGGGTACTTTTCCAAAGTCGGGTATCTCAATATTCAGGCATCCTATGGTGCGTTTTATAATGAAGATCATTGGGAGGACGGGACTGTTCGTATCAACACCAATTATTATACTTCTTTGTTGAGGATAGGGAATTATCGATTCAGACAATTTGCCTATTTGACGCTGCTACATTCAATCAGACCGACAGATGATCATTACATCAGAGGGTCAAATCAGCTGGGTATTTATGGCGTGAGTGGTTATTATCTCAAGGCGACTAGCTTGTTGAATGCCCAGCTTGAGTCTTTGTTCTTCTCTCCTTACAACGTCATGAATATGCGTTTGGCTTTTTTTGGTTTTGTTGAGGGTACTTTGGTCAAGGATACCAAAAGTGATTATTTCGACACAGATTTTTACTCAGGTGTTGGATTGGGTGTCAGCATCAGCAATGATAAGTTTGCGATCTCTACATTGACGATTAGGTTGGCATATTATCCTCATTTGCCCCTCAATGCGACATCTAATTTTATTAGCGCTTCTACATCTTCTAAATTGAAGTTGCCAGATTTTGATATCGAAGCACCAGAAGTAGTTGGGTTTACCAAGTGA
- the atpD gene encoding F0F1 ATP synthase subunit beta, with amino-acid sequence MANSGKITQVIGPVVDVSFEAEGSKLPNILEALYVIKENGQKVVLECQQHLGENRVRTIAMEGTEGLTRGMEVIDTGSPITMPIGEDIRGRLFNVVGEAIDGIEQPKGEKSLPIHRSAPAFEDLSTSTEILFTGIKVIDLIEPYAKGGKIGLFGGAGVGKTVLIQELINNIAKGHGGLSVFAGVGERTREGNDLLREMIESGIVTYGDEFLHSMESGGWDLSKVDKKKLQESKATFVFGQMNEPPGARARVALSGLTVAEYFRDGDGEGEGKDILFFVDNIFRFTQAGSEVSALLGRMPSAVGYQPTLATEMGAMQERITSTKNGSITSVQAVYVPADDLTDPAPATTFAHLDATTVLSRKISELGIYPAVDPLDSTSRILSRDIVGDEHYDCAQRVIEILQRYKELQDIIAILGMDELSDEDKEVVHRARRVQRFLSQPFHVAEQFTGLKGVLVDIKETIKGFNEIMDGKYDHLPEAAFNLVGGIEDAVVKGEKIMAEANA; translated from the coding sequence ATGGCAAATAGTGGTAAAATCACACAGGTAATCGGCCCAGTTGTAGACGTTAGTTTTGAAGCTGAGGGATCCAAACTTCCCAATATCTTGGAAGCATTATACGTGATCAAAGAGAATGGTCAAAAAGTAGTTTTGGAATGCCAACAGCATTTAGGTGAAAACCGAGTAAGAACCATCGCAATGGAGGGTACCGAAGGTTTGACCAGAGGAATGGAAGTGATCGATACGGGATCGCCTATTACCATGCCAATTGGAGAAGATATTAGAGGTCGTCTTTTCAACGTAGTGGGAGAAGCAATCGATGGTATCGAACAGCCTAAAGGAGAAAAATCTCTACCTATTCACAGATCAGCACCTGCATTTGAAGATTTATCAACTTCTACTGAGATCTTATTTACAGGGATCAAAGTAATTGACTTGATTGAGCCTTATGCCAAAGGAGGTAAAATTGGATTGTTTGGTGGAGCGGGTGTAGGTAAAACTGTATTGATCCAAGAGCTCATCAACAACATAGCCAAAGGACACGGCGGTTTGTCAGTATTCGCTGGAGTTGGTGAAAGAACAAGAGAAGGTAATGACCTTTTGAGAGAAATGATTGAATCTGGAATTGTTACCTATGGTGACGAATTCTTGCATTCTATGGAAAGCGGCGGATGGGATCTATCCAAAGTAGATAAGAAAAAATTACAAGAATCTAAAGCAACCTTTGTTTTTGGTCAGATGAATGAGCCTCCAGGGGCAAGAGCGAGAGTAGCGCTTTCTGGATTGACAGTTGCAGAGTACTTCAGAGATGGTGATGGAGAAGGCGAAGGCAAGGATATTCTTTTCTTCGTAGACAATATCTTTAGATTTACTCAAGCTGGATCTGAGGTATCGGCTCTATTGGGACGTATGCCATCAGCGGTAGGATACCAACCTACACTAGCTACCGAAATGGGTGCGATGCAAGAGCGAATTACTTCTACTAAAAATGGATCTATTACTTCTGTTCAGGCGGTCTATGTACCTGCGGATGATTTGACTGACCCTGCTCCTGCGACTACATTTGCTCACTTGGATGCAACCACCGTACTTTCTAGAAAAATTTCTGAGTTGGGTATTTATCCAGCGGTGGATCCATTGGATTCTACATCTAGAATTTTGTCAAGAGACATCGTAGGTGATGAGCACTATGACTGTGCACAAAGAGTAATCGAAATCTTGCAGAGATACAAAGAGCTGCAAGATATCATCGCGATCTTGGGTATGGATGAATTGTCTGATGAGGACAAGGAAGTAGTACACAGAGCAAGAAGAGTTCAGAGATTCTTGTCTCAACCATTCCACGTAGCAGAGCAGTTTACTGGATTGAAAGGCGTGTTGGTAGATATCAAAGAAACCATCAAAGGTTTCAATGAAATCATGGATGGTAAATATGACCACTTACCAGAGGCTGCATTCAACCTAGTAGGAGGTATCGAAGATGCAGTAGTGAAAGGTGAGAAAATAATGGCAGAAGCTAACGCATAA
- a CDS encoding sensor histidine kinase has product MAVNKPNTSLDLYRNRSKFKWVVLVVSVIISLVSIYYTNILVSQLKSREEKSISLYANTLEHFANQQSNTDMNFIFEEIIVSNKSIPVIVTDEIGRPLESRNVPKADQAQTVKERNRILKEELEIMESQHEPLLLTLRSNDGTITGYQFIYYRNSTLLAQLQYYPVVQLSIIGIFGMIAFLIFNYSKAAEQNRVWVGMAKETAHQLGTPISSLMAWVEYLKADENLTDQEIVLELEKDVERLNMITARFSNIGSEPLLENANVYEVIDETINYLKRRLSTKVNFTITCFPNQDLEANLNIPLFEWVIENLCKNAVDAMSGDGQIDIRILKANEGHVVVDISDTGKGIPKSMIQKIFQPGYSTKKRGWGLGLTLVKRIIEIYHKGKIYVKESEVNKGTTFRISLKS; this is encoded by the coding sequence ATGGCAGTCAACAAACCCAATACCTCTTTAGATTTATACAGAAACCGATCTAAGTTCAAGTGGGTCGTGTTGGTGGTCTCGGTGATTATTAGTTTGGTATCCATCTACTATACCAACATACTGGTGAGTCAGCTAAAGAGTCGAGAGGAAAAATCAATCAGCCTATATGCCAATACTTTAGAACACTTTGCCAATCAGCAGAGCAATACAGATATGAATTTCATTTTTGAAGAAATCATCGTATCTAATAAATCCATTCCCGTCATCGTCACAGACGAAATTGGCAGGCCGCTAGAGTCAAGAAATGTCCCCAAGGCAGATCAGGCGCAAACAGTCAAGGAGCGAAACAGAATATTGAAGGAGGAATTGGAAATCATGGAGTCGCAGCATGAACCCCTCTTGCTAACCTTGCGCAGCAATGATGGCACGATCACGGGGTACCAATTTATCTACTATAGGAACTCTACCCTTTTGGCACAGCTCCAATATTACCCTGTGGTGCAACTGTCCATCATTGGTATATTCGGAATGATTGCTTTTCTTATTTTCAACTACTCTAAGGCTGCGGAGCAAAACAGAGTATGGGTAGGCATGGCCAAAGAAACGGCTCATCAACTGGGGACACCCATCTCGTCGCTCATGGCATGGGTCGAATATTTGAAAGCGGACGAAAATCTGACAGATCAAGAGATCGTCTTGGAGTTGGAAAAAGACGTGGAAAGATTGAACATGATCACAGCACGTTTTTCCAACATTGGTTCTGAGCCACTGTTGGAGAATGCCAACGTCTACGAAGTAATAGATGAGACAATTAATTACTTGAAAAGAAGGTTGTCCACGAAGGTCAACTTTACCATTACATGTTTTCCCAACCAAGACTTGGAGGCCAATTTGAATATCCCGTTGTTTGAATGGGTAATTGAAAACTTGTGTAAGAATGCCGTAGATGCCATGAGCGGGGATGGTCAGATCGACATTAGAATTTTAAAAGCCAATGAAGGGCATGTAGTCGTTGATATTTCGGATACAGGCAAGGGGATACCTAAATCCATGATTCAAAAGATATTCCAACCAGGGTATTCGACTAAAAAGCGAGGTTGGGGATTGGGTTTGACTCTGGTGAAGAGAATCATAGAAATATATCACAAGGGAAAAATCTACGTGAAAGAGTCAGAAGTAAACAAGGGAACGACCTTTAGGATCTCCCTTAAATCCTGA